The Spiroplasma clarkii genome has a window encoding:
- a CDS encoding ROK family protein: MKLCIDIGGMSCKFAVFDERQRVIFKTNAKYGQLIDYIKLEKLLFENVELIIKEHQIDSICIATPGIIDPETGQMTGISAIEGQTNFNSKTALAEKFNLPVFIENDANCAAIAELRAGAAINSKNAVFIVVGTGVGGALVVNNSLYHGSFLRAGEFGGALYLNNQDEVKNYSAAAGMNFLQNYYKSLAKSSKSGEEIYDSYHTDQFAKQAIDTQISRLANLILFLATTLDPDVVVIGGGISANQLFMDLLQTELQTISKLADFEFKTKIKKALFENDANLLGAYFLNEE, translated from the coding sequence ATGAAACTATGTATTGATATTGGAGGAATGTCCTGTAAATTTGCAGTATTTGATGAAAGACAAAGAGTAATTTTTAAAACCAATGCTAAGTATGGTCAATTAATTGATTATATTAAACTAGAAAAACTCCTTTTTGAAAATGTTGAATTAATTATAAAAGAACACCAAATTGATTCAATTTGTATTGCTACACCAGGGATTATAGACCCTGAAACAGGTCAAATGACTGGAATTAGCGCTATTGAAGGACAAACAAACTTTAACTCTAAAACTGCTTTAGCAGAAAAATTTAACCTGCCAGTGTTTATTGAAAATGATGCAAATTGTGCAGCCATTGCAGAGTTACGTGCAGGAGCTGCTATTAATTCAAAAAATGCAGTCTTTATTGTTGTGGGAACTGGAGTTGGTGGAGCACTTGTTGTTAATAATAGCTTGTATCATGGTTCTTTTTTAAGAGCTGGGGAATTTGGTGGAGCACTTTATCTTAACAATCAAGATGAAGTAAAAAACTATTCAGCAGCTGCAGGCATGAACTTTTTACAAAACTATTATAAAAGCTTAGCTAAAAGTTCAAAATCAGGTGAAGAAATTTATGATAGTTATCATACAGATCAATTTGCCAAACAAGCCATTGACACCCAAATTAGTCGACTTGCCAATTTGATATTATTTTTAGCAACAACTCTAGATCCAGATGTTGTGGTAATTGGTGGAGGAATTAGTGCAAATCAATTATTTATGGACTTGTTACAAACAGAATTGCAAACAATTTCAAAACTAGCAGATTTTGAATTTAAAACAAAAATTAAAAAAGCTTTATTTGAAAATGATGCCAATTTATTAGGTGCTTATTTCTTAAATGAGGAGTAA
- a CDS encoding L-threonylcarbamoyladenylate synthase, producing MGVIMGILNEFQIQQAIKLLQAQEVIILPTDTIYGLSATVSLENEQKINALKASVPDKPLIVLVSNLNQAAEFIDLDSNVMQHLNTLEPTTVISKKLNGERTWAVRLIKRADLVQIINVVGPIFSTSVNRSGQKYLTTEAELSNFLKPDHCFFIGELKNQPSKILNLLDNSKKR from the coding sequence ATGGGTGTAATTATGGGCATTTTAAATGAATTTCAAATCCAACAAGCCATCAAACTATTACAAGCACAAGAGGTAATTATTTTACCAACAGATACAATTTATGGCTTAAGTGCCACAGTATCGCTGGAAAATGAGCAGAAAATTAATGCTTTGAAAGCTAGTGTGCCTGACAAACCTTTAATAGTTTTGGTTAGTAACTTAAATCAAGCAGCAGAATTTATAGATCTTGACAGTAATGTCATGCAACACTTGAATACACTTGAACCAACTACAGTTATCTCTAAAAAACTTAACGGCGAACGCACCTGAGCTGTTAGACTTATTAAAAGGGCTGACTTGGTACAAATCATCAATGTAGTGGGACCAATTTTTTCAACAAGTGTTAACAGAAGTGGTCAAAAATACTTGACAACTGAAGCTGAATTATCAAATTTTTTAAAGCCAGATCATTGTTTTTTTATTGGAGAACTAAAGAACCAACCATCAAAAATCCTTAATTTACTTGATAATTCAAAAAAAAGATAG